Proteins encoded together in one Oceanobacillus iheyensis HTE831 window:
- a CDS encoding endonuclease/exonuclease/phosphatase family protein has protein sequence MKKTYVILLGLILMGSVAFGTISANAETTQEGDANLEVMSYNLRYDNPNDPQTWEERLPVLQEYLLEKDPDIIGTQEALYNQVNDVDANLPGYDWIGLGREGGSNGEFMAIYYKEDRFTPLEYDHYWLSDTPKEIGSTSWGNSIPRMVTWAKFEDKETNKQFYFVNTHFDHESENARVKSAELIAERLNDFDEDIPVVLTGDFNTPLESESHQILTADDLFEDPWETAEEKINEDLGTFNGFNDATGGGADNKIDWVLTKGIDTKSVEIDNYQNNGYFPSDHYPVITELNYLEQEEESSPVIKNLVPEENKSLKAGESVKIQFESETGLKATFSIKMPLTNVRSASTELPLLEVDEGQYVGYWTATSNVVAEGAEIQVNVVDQEGNSNSKTAEGTLDINVEK, from the coding sequence ATGAAAAAAACATACGTAATTTTATTAGGGCTAATTTTGATGGGAAGTGTAGCCTTTGGTACCATTTCAGCGAATGCGGAAACTACTCAAGAGGGAGATGCAAACTTAGAAGTAATGTCTTACAATTTACGTTATGATAATCCGAATGATCCACAAACTTGGGAAGAAAGACTTCCGGTATTGCAAGAATATTTATTAGAGAAAGACCCAGATATTATAGGAACACAGGAAGCTCTTTATAACCAAGTGAACGATGTGGATGCAAATTTGCCAGGGTATGATTGGATAGGGCTAGGTCGTGAAGGTGGTTCAAACGGAGAATTTATGGCGATTTATTATAAAGAAGATCGGTTTACTCCTTTGGAATATGATCATTATTGGTTGTCAGATACTCCAAAAGAAATTGGATCGACATCTTGGGGCAATTCCATTCCAAGGATGGTAACATGGGCAAAATTTGAGGATAAAGAAACAAATAAGCAATTTTATTTTGTTAATACACATTTTGATCATGAATCAGAAAATGCACGTGTTAAAAGTGCAGAACTAATTGCAGAGAGATTAAATGATTTTGATGAAGATATTCCGGTTGTATTAACGGGTGACTTTAATACTCCATTAGAAAGTGAATCACATCAAATATTAACAGCAGATGATTTGTTTGAAGATCCTTGGGAAACTGCAGAAGAAAAAATAAACGAAGATCTAGGAACGTTTAACGGATTTAATGATGCAACAGGCGGCGGAGCTGATAATAAAATTGACTGGGTACTGACAAAAGGAATCGATACTAAATCTGTTGAAATTGATAACTATCAAAATAATGGGTATTTCCCAAGTGATCACTATCCGGTAATAACTGAATTAAACTACTTAGAACAGGAAGAAGAATCTTCACCTGTTATTAAAAATTTGGTTCCAGAAGAAAATAAATCACTAAAGGCTGGAGAATCTGTCAAGATACAGTTTGAAAGTGAAACAGGTTTAAAAGCTACTTTCTCTATTAAAATGCCACTTACAAATGTTCGATCTGCATCTACTGAGTTGCCTTTGTTAGAAGTGGATGAAGGACAATATGTTGGTTATTGGACTGCGACTTCAAATGTTGTAGCTGAAGGTGCTGAGATTCAAGTTAATGTAGTCGATCAAGAAGGGAATAGTAATAGTAAAACAGCAGAAGGAACATTAGACATTAACGTAGAGAAGTAG
- the thrC gene encoding threonine synthase, protein MTWQGLLKEYADLLPVTDQTPSLSLMEGNTPLLSFPTLSKELGIELYGKFEGLNPTGSFKDRGMVMAVAKAIEEGSKSIICASTGNTSAAAAAYAARAGIRAIIVIPKGKVALGKLAQAVMYGAEIVEIDGNFDEALQMVRKISEKSAVTLVNSVNPYRIDGQKTAAFEVCDQLGSAPDILAIPVGNAGNISAYWKGFKEYNEKHQSGLPKMMGFEAEGAAAIVKNKVIEQPETVATAIRIGNPASWELALKAKEESNGSIGYVTDEEIVNAFKLLPQKEGIFAEPGSAASIAGVIQQVKSGTIPKGSKVVAVLTGNGLKDPQTAIDQLSIDPVSLPNNEKAVMDYLEELITS, encoded by the coding sequence ATGACCTGGCAAGGTTTATTAAAGGAATATGCGGATTTATTACCAGTCACAGACCAGACACCATCATTAAGTCTAATGGAAGGAAACACTCCTTTATTGTCTTTTCCAACTTTATCAAAGGAATTAGGAATAGAGTTATATGGAAAATTTGAAGGATTAAACCCGACCGGCTCATTTAAAGATAGAGGCATGGTTATGGCAGTTGCAAAAGCAATCGAAGAAGGCAGCAAATCCATTATTTGTGCTTCTACAGGAAATACTTCAGCTGCAGCTGCTGCCTATGCTGCTAGGGCTGGTATACGTGCAATTATTGTCATCCCTAAAGGAAAAGTTGCTTTAGGAAAATTAGCTCAAGCCGTCATGTACGGTGCAGAGATTGTTGAGATTGATGGTAATTTTGATGAGGCACTGCAAATGGTTCGTAAAATCAGTGAGAAATCAGCCGTTACATTAGTTAACTCTGTTAATCCTTATCGTATTGACGGACAAAAAACTGCCGCATTTGAAGTTTGCGATCAATTAGGTTCAGCTCCTGATATTCTTGCTATTCCAGTAGGGAATGCAGGAAATATTAGTGCATATTGGAAAGGATTTAAAGAATATAACGAAAAACACCAATCGGGACTACCCAAAATGATGGGATTTGAAGCAGAAGGTGCTGCTGCTATTGTTAAAAATAAAGTTATTGAGCAACCAGAAACAGTAGCTACTGCTATCCGTATCGGTAACCCAGCAAGTTGGGAACTTGCCCTAAAAGCAAAAGAAGAATCAAATGGAAGTATTGGGTATGTAACAGATGAAGAGATTGTAAATGCGTTCAAGCTTTTACCACAAAAAGAAGGTATTTTTGCAGAGCCAGGATCAGCAGCATCTATCGCTGGTGTTATCCAACAGGTTAAAAGTGGAACTATTCCAAAAGGTAGTAAGGTTGTTGCTGTATTGACAGGGAATGGATTGAAAGATCCACAAACGGCAATCGATCAACTATCCATTGATCCTGTAAGCTTACCAAACAACGAAAAAGCAGTCATGGACTATCTTGAAGAGTTGATTACATCATGA
- a CDS encoding class I SAM-dependent rRNA methyltransferase: MKKLKVKQNYVKNFKNQTPLILSEAVDNTKQLNEGEIIELVDPRGGFLGKGYVGFQNKGMGWVLTFKENQPIDQVLFKQKILTALNKRTSYYQDEMTNAFRIFNGEGDGIGGLIIDYFDGYYVIQWYSEGIYQFKEWVLEVFEELGDYRAIYEKKRFDTKGKYINDDDFVRGERGEFPIIVQENGMNYAVYLNDGAMVGIFLDQRDVRKALRDKYAWDKHVLNTFSYTGAFSVAAALGGANKTTSVDLAKRSKAKTIEQFSVNGIDFEQQDIIVMDVFDYFNYAKRKNLRFDVVVLDPPSFARSKKRTFRTAKDYPELIKNSIDIVEKDGMIIASTNTASFGMKKFKEMIDRGFKDKNKKYTIVEEFTLPGDFMVNNRYKQGDYLKVVVLQLK; this comes from the coding sequence ATGAAAAAATTAAAAGTTAAGCAAAACTATGTGAAGAACTTTAAAAACCAGACCCCGTTAATTTTAAGTGAAGCGGTAGATAATACGAAACAACTTAATGAAGGAGAAATTATTGAATTAGTAGATCCTCGTGGAGGTTTCTTAGGAAAAGGGTATGTTGGTTTTCAAAATAAAGGAATGGGTTGGGTACTAACATTTAAAGAGAACCAACCGATTGACCAGGTACTATTTAAACAAAAGATACTTACTGCATTAAACAAACGTACCTCTTATTATCAGGATGAAATGACAAATGCTTTTCGTATTTTTAATGGAGAGGGAGATGGCATAGGTGGCCTAATCATTGATTATTTTGACGGATATTACGTCATTCAGTGGTACAGTGAAGGCATCTATCAATTTAAAGAATGGGTACTAGAAGTGTTTGAAGAACTTGGTGATTATCGAGCAATTTACGAAAAGAAACGCTTTGATACCAAGGGTAAGTATATTAATGATGATGACTTTGTAAGAGGAGAGCGTGGGGAGTTTCCGATTATCGTGCAAGAAAATGGGATGAACTATGCTGTTTATTTAAACGATGGTGCTATGGTAGGAATCTTTCTTGATCAGCGTGATGTACGAAAAGCCTTAAGAGATAAGTATGCATGGGACAAGCATGTATTAAATACATTTTCGTATACGGGTGCTTTTTCCGTAGCTGCAGCTTTAGGAGGAGCGAACAAAACGACTAGTGTTGACTTAGCGAAGCGTAGTAAGGCTAAAACGATTGAGCAGTTCAGTGTAAATGGAATTGATTTTGAGCAGCAAGATATTATTGTAATGGATGTGTTTGATTACTTTAATTATGCGAAGCGAAAAAACCTTCGTTTTGATGTCGTAGTGCTTGATCCTCCAAGTTTTGCAAGATCCAAAAAACGTACATTTCGAACAGCAAAGGATTACCCAGAATTAATTAAGAATTCCATTGATATAGTAGAAAAAGATGGAATGATTATTGCGTCTACTAATACGGCATCGTTTGGTATGAAAAAATTTAAAGAAATGATTGATCGAGGGTTTAAGGATAAAAATAAAAAATACACTATAGTCGAGGAATTCACACTACCTGGAGATTTCATGGTGAATAATCGTTATAAACAAGGTGATTATCTGAAAGTGGTAGTACTGCAATTGAAATAG
- a CDS encoding S9 family peptidase translates to MSKKQDVNKLLSFLNAKGAYQPRKIGESTDFTFLANLTGRPQVWKIDEKGKVSAFHELKDRVLQVYHSPSGKHTVLASDFEGNEKQQFYLSSDNGKTIEDLVISPEHFHQFGGWSPDESKITYASNRRDPGYFDIFTLNIKTKEEVTVFESNTNCTPLTWTADGKGIIFTYAVSNIDNQLHILDLESGKTKPIGNVNVPARYHSVQLTKDNLSGYVVTDEGRDTLAIAKFHLEKPDSLEFIYKSEQWDIEEVKVSADEKHLAFSLNEGGSSQLGIYSVDKNKVKFTKSLPVGVYQSIQWLNERALLIGVTSSILPGDIWKVDIVENESERLTNIGESPEVDHLWVEPEVCHFSSFDGLEVPYFLYGKKSTNQPVMIYVHGGPESQIRNEYNPVIQYLAAQGYAVAAPNVRGSMGYGREYVQLDDIRKRMDAVADLNYLVEDLVSTHQTDRNRVGIMGRSYGGFMVLAAITHYPTVWAAAVDIVGISHFRTFLENTGPWRRRLREQEYGSLEHDSDFFEEIAPLNHTEKIQVPLLIFHGKNDTRVPVSEAEQLTKDLESQGKDVELIIFEDEGHQTEKLENHVVMNKKTVEFMDQWLGE, encoded by the coding sequence ATGTCAAAAAAACAAGATGTAAACAAATTGTTGTCATTTTTGAATGCAAAGGGCGCATACCAACCTAGAAAAATTGGTGAAAGTACAGATTTTACGTTTTTGGCAAATTTAACAGGAAGACCACAAGTTTGGAAGATAGATGAAAAAGGAAAAGTATCTGCTTTTCATGAGCTGAAGGATAGAGTACTACAGGTATATCATTCTCCTTCTGGAAAGCATACCGTATTAGCTTCTGACTTTGAAGGGAATGAAAAGCAACAGTTTTATTTAAGCTCAGATAATGGAAAGACAATAGAAGATTTAGTAATATCTCCTGAGCATTTTCACCAATTTGGTGGTTGGTCTCCAGATGAGAGCAAAATTACGTATGCAAGCAATCGAAGAGATCCGGGATATTTTGATATTTTCACATTGAATATCAAAACAAAAGAAGAAGTCACTGTGTTTGAATCCAATACAAATTGTACTCCATTAACTTGGACGGCAGATGGTAAAGGTATTATCTTTACGTACGCTGTTTCGAATATTGATAATCAATTACATATTTTAGACCTTGAATCGGGGAAAACAAAGCCAATTGGTAATGTAAATGTCCCAGCTAGATACCATTCAGTTCAGTTAACGAAAGATAATTTGTCAGGGTATGTTGTAACCGATGAAGGTAGAGATACTTTAGCAATTGCAAAGTTCCATCTTGAAAAACCAGATTCATTAGAATTTATCTATAAAAGTGAGCAATGGGACATTGAGGAAGTTAAGGTATCTGCTGACGAAAAGCATCTTGCTTTCTCACTAAATGAAGGTGGAAGTTCGCAATTAGGAATCTATTCTGTAGATAAAAACAAAGTAAAATTCACTAAATCATTGCCAGTTGGAGTCTATCAATCTATACAATGGTTAAATGAACGAGCGTTATTAATAGGAGTAACAAGCTCGATATTGCCAGGCGATATATGGAAAGTAGATATAGTAGAAAATGAATCAGAGCGACTAACGAATATTGGTGAAAGTCCGGAAGTTGATCATCTGTGGGTGGAACCCGAAGTATGTCATTTTTCTTCCTTTGATGGATTAGAAGTTCCATATTTTCTATATGGAAAGAAATCAACGAACCAACCTGTAATGATATATGTTCATGGTGGTCCTGAGAGTCAAATTCGCAATGAGTATAACCCTGTTATTCAGTATCTTGCTGCCCAAGGATATGCCGTTGCAGCTCCTAATGTCCGTGGAAGCATGGGGTATGGGAGGGAATATGTTCAGTTAGATGATATTCGGAAAAGAATGGATGCGGTGGCAGATTTAAATTATCTTGTAGAAGATTTAGTATCTACACATCAAACAGACAGAAATCGTGTTGGGATCATGGGGAGAAGTTACGGTGGATTTATGGTATTAGCTGCTATTACGCATTATCCTACTGTATGGGCCGCTGCAGTAGATATTGTAGGTATTAGCCATTTCCGGACCTTCTTAGAAAATACTGGTCCTTGGAGAAGAAGACTTCGTGAACAGGAATATGGTTCGTTGGAGCATGATAGTGATTTCTTTGAAGAAATAGCACCATTAAATCATACTGAAAAGATTCAAGTACCATTACTTATTTTCCATGGAAAGAATGATACTCGTGTACCAGTTTCAGAAGCAGAGCAGCTCACCAAAGATTTAGAGTCTCAAGGAAAAGATGTTGAGTTAATTATTTTTGAAGATGAAGGGCATCAAACGGAAAAACTCGAAAATCATGTGGTAATGAATAAGAAAACCGTAGAATTTATGGATCAATGGTTAGGTGAATAG
- a CDS encoding glutathione ABC transporter substrate-binding protein, translating to MGKRSIWLIVSMVVIGFILVGCASEPDESGAEEDGQAQQEGGDLVIATVSDAVALDPAGVNDVPSFDVQYNIFEKLVKHDSDMNLQPGLAKSWEAVDDNTWQFELQEGVTFHDGEPFNAEAVKANIERMLDPEVAAPHSYLLDGVEEVVAVDEYTVQFKTEYPISGLPSSLTHPVGSMISPKQIEEDYAAMENGENPGSVINENPIGTGYFKFDEWNTGQYIRLVKNEDYWDGTANVDTVTFKVVSEDLTRIAELQTGDSHISNPLSASDVEQLEQSDEMYVNQQGSVSLDYLGFNMEQEPFDDKLVRQAISMAINKDEIIDGIANGYAKKAIGPLAPGVADYDENLKGLEYDVEAAKELLAEAGYPDGFSATIWTNETRERLDIATNVQAQLKDIGISVEIEVFEWAAYLEEIGKGNHDMFILGWSNSTAEANNGIAPLFHSDNIGPSGNRTFMQNDELDQLLDEGLMEIDEEERFNKYQRAQEILVEEAPVVYLMHKDYLMGVHESVNNLEMLPTKMLLLKDVTIEQ from the coding sequence GTGGGGAAAAGAAGTATCTGGCTTATTGTTAGTATGGTTGTAATTGGATTTATATTAGTAGGTTGTGCTAGTGAACCAGATGAATCTGGAGCAGAAGAGGATGGACAAGCTCAACAAGAAGGTGGAGATTTAGTGATCGCAACTGTTTCAGACGCAGTTGCTTTAGATCCTGCAGGAGTTAATGATGTACCTTCCTTTGATGTACAATACAATATCTTTGAGAAGTTAGTGAAACACGATAGTGATATGAACTTACAACCTGGACTAGCTAAGAGTTGGGAAGCAGTGGATGATAATACTTGGCAATTCGAACTGCAAGAAGGGGTAACTTTTCATGATGGTGAGCCATTTAATGCGGAAGCTGTTAAAGCGAATATAGAGCGGATGTTAGATCCAGAAGTTGCTGCACCACATTCATATTTATTAGATGGAGTGGAAGAAGTTGTAGCAGTGGATGAATATACTGTTCAATTTAAAACGGAATACCCAATTTCTGGATTACCCTCTAGTTTAACACATCCAGTTGGATCAATGATTTCACCAAAACAAATTGAAGAGGATTATGCAGCTATGGAGAATGGTGAGAATCCAGGTTCAGTAATTAATGAAAATCCAATTGGAACAGGATATTTTAAATTTGATGAATGGAATACAGGGCAATATATTCGTCTAGTTAAAAATGAAGATTATTGGGATGGAACTGCTAATGTAGATACAGTTACATTTAAAGTTGTATCGGAGGATTTAACGCGAATCGCAGAATTACAAACTGGAGATTCACATATATCGAATCCGCTTAGTGCATCTGATGTAGAGCAATTGGAGCAATCGGATGAAATGTATGTAAATCAACAGGGAAGTGTTTCTTTAGATTATTTAGGTTTTAATATGGAACAAGAACCATTTGATGATAAGCTTGTTCGCCAAGCTATCTCAATGGCAATTAATAAAGATGAAATTATTGATGGAATTGCAAATGGTTACGCGAAAAAAGCAATTGGCCCGTTGGCTCCAGGAGTTGCGGATTATGATGAGAATTTAAAGGGACTAGAATATGATGTAGAAGCAGCGAAAGAACTATTGGCAGAAGCTGGCTATCCAGATGGTTTTTCTGCAACAATATGGACGAATGAAACGAGAGAGCGTTTAGATATTGCTACAAATGTTCAGGCGCAACTAAAAGATATAGGCATTTCCGTAGAGATTGAAGTATTTGAGTGGGCAGCCTATTTAGAAGAAATCGGGAAAGGTAACCACGATATGTTTATCTTAGGATGGTCAAATAGTACTGCAGAAGCAAATAACGGTATCGCACCATTATTCCACTCAGACAATATTGGACCTTCTGGAAACAGAACATTTATGCAAAATGACGAGCTGGATCAACTTCTAGATGAAGGATTAATGGAGATTGATGAAGAGGAACGCTTCAATAAATATCAGCGTGCACAAGAGATACTTGTAGAGGAAGCTCCAGTTGTTTATCTTATGCACAAAGACTATTTGATGGGCGTACACGAAAGTGTGAACAACCTAGAAATGTTACCAACAAAAATGTTGTTATTAAAAGATGTTACGATAGAGCAGTAA
- the thrB gene encoding homoserine kinase, whose amino-acid sequence MTPFGISVPASSGNVGPGFDSTGLALGLYLHLNVEDANSIQFYSDGESTPTENHFIWNIAENIANKHGIRLPACKVQETNEIPLARGLGSSASAIVAGIELANQLGNLHLTPEQKLQYGTEIEGHPDNVAPSIYGGLVISTVLEKEIEHIQLRDIDVDIVAYIPNIELKTSVSRNCLPDSYNRDYAAKASAISNLTIAALYSKDYKLAGKLMEEDLFHEPFRSELIPNFAYIREEAKKYGAFGTILSGAGPTMLSITPKGNGPTLQNNMSKLSLLADYQVEYIPIDYQGISIQE is encoded by the coding sequence ATGACGCCTTTTGGTATCTCTGTTCCAGCAAGCAGCGGTAATGTGGGCCCTGGTTTTGATTCAACAGGGCTTGCATTAGGCTTATACTTACATCTAAATGTAGAGGATGCGAACAGCATACAATTTTATTCCGACGGCGAATCTACCCCTACAGAAAACCACTTTATATGGAATATTGCAGAAAACATTGCTAATAAACACGGTATTCGTCTACCTGCTTGCAAGGTACAGGAAACTAACGAGATTCCTTTGGCTCGTGGTTTAGGAAGCAGCGCTTCTGCAATTGTTGCAGGTATCGAGCTTGCCAATCAATTAGGAAATCTACATTTAACACCAGAACAAAAATTACAATACGGCACGGAAATTGAAGGGCATCCTGATAATGTTGCACCTTCTATCTATGGTGGATTAGTTATTTCAACAGTATTAGAGAAAGAAATTGAACATATCCAATTGAGAGACATTGATGTCGATATAGTTGCCTATATACCAAATATAGAACTAAAGACATCCGTATCTAGAAATTGCTTACCTGATAGCTACAATCGAGATTATGCTGCTAAAGCAAGTGCAATTAGCAATTTAACTATTGCTGCATTATACAGTAAGGATTACAAATTAGCAGGTAAACTAATGGAAGAAGATCTCTTTCATGAACCTTTTCGTTCAGAGCTAATTCCAAATTTTGCTTATATTCGAGAGGAAGCGAAAAAGTATGGCGCATTTGGCACTATCTTAAGTGGCGCAGGTCCGACTATGCTATCCATAACTCCAAAAGGAAACGGACCAACTTTACAAAACAATATGTCTAAGTTGTCTTTACTTGCGGATTACCAAGTTGAATACATACCTATCGACTATCAAGGTATCTCCATTCAAGAATAA
- a CDS encoding amidohydrolase: MIAITGSTIWNGKEEVLEGHTILMKDGKIEGIAKDITIPPTYQTINGKGLVITPGLIDVHTHLGVSEEGVGKEGADFNETSNPTTPEVRAIDGINPREYGFQVARESGITTVQVMPGSANVIGGEMSVLKTTGTIIDEMVIRSTSGMKAATGENPKIFHGSKGKMPTTRMGVAATLRQKLFEAKYYSNNSNASFDLGMEQLAKVTKKEIPLRVHAHRADDILTVLRLKREFDIDVTIEHCTEGHFIADYIAAHNVMVSVGPTMSTRSKVELKDKDWTTIKTLTDAGISCSITTDHPVVGIEYLLTSAVHAIKNGLTEQQALKTITSNAAKHLGVDNRVGSLEAGKDADFLLWDGNPFDLQTKLLEVYIDGLKVS, encoded by the coding sequence ATGATTGCTATAACCGGATCAACGATTTGGAACGGAAAAGAGGAAGTATTGGAAGGACACACAATACTTATGAAAGACGGGAAAATTGAGGGAATTGCGAAAGACATCACGATACCACCTACCTATCAAACGATTAATGGAAAAGGACTGGTCATTACTCCAGGACTTATTGACGTACATACGCATCTAGGTGTTTCGGAAGAGGGAGTTGGCAAAGAAGGGGCTGACTTTAATGAAACTTCGAACCCTACAACTCCTGAAGTTCGCGCCATTGATGGCATTAACCCACGAGAATATGGCTTTCAAGTAGCGAGAGAATCGGGAATTACTACTGTCCAAGTTATGCCTGGGAGTGCAAACGTCATCGGCGGTGAAATGTCAGTGTTAAAAACAACTGGCACGATTATTGACGAGATGGTCATTCGTTCAACTTCAGGTATGAAAGCTGCTACTGGAGAGAATCCGAAAATATTTCATGGGTCTAAAGGAAAAATGCCTACTACGCGTATGGGAGTAGCAGCTACTTTAAGACAGAAATTATTTGAAGCCAAATATTATTCGAACAATAGTAACGCTTCATTTGATCTTGGAATGGAACAATTAGCAAAAGTTACAAAGAAAGAAATTCCACTACGAGTCCACGCGCATCGTGCAGATGATATTCTTACCGTTCTAAGGCTTAAAAGAGAATTTGATATCGATGTAACAATTGAACATTGTACAGAAGGACACTTTATTGCTGACTATATCGCAGCACATAATGTCATGGTTTCTGTTGGACCGACGATGTCTACAAGATCTAAAGTAGAATTAAAGGATAAAGATTGGACAACCATTAAGACATTAACCGATGCTGGGATTTCATGTTCTATCACGACCGATCATCCAGTTGTGGGAATTGAGTATTTATTAACTAGCGCCGTTCATGCAATTAAGAATGGACTTACGGAACAACAAGCATTAAAAACAATCACCTCGAATGCAGCTAAACACCTGGGTGTAGATAATCGTGTAGGTTCATTAGAAGCTGGGAAGGATGCTGATTTTCTTCTATGGGATGGTAACCCATTTGATTTACAAACTAAATTACTTGAAGTCTATATCGACGGTTTAAAAGTTTCATAA
- a CDS encoding GNAT family N-acetyltransferase, with translation MEPILIEFPDYVETERLLIRAPKLEDWKELHEAVRASKAELEPWLPFARNDETEEDRKANTKEAYVNFISRKDLRFHVYSKETGRFIASTGLHRIDWKARKFEIGYWVDSRQSGQGYVTEVVYGLTKFAFEQLEANRVEIRCDSKNTKSRAVAERAGFDLEGILRNDEIDHKGILRDTCVYSKIKL, from the coding sequence ATGGAACCGATATTAATCGAGTTTCCTGATTACGTAGAAACAGAAAGATTGCTTATCCGAGCACCGAAGTTAGAAGATTGGAAGGAATTACATGAGGCAGTACGTGCTTCTAAAGCCGAGTTAGAACCATGGCTTCCTTTTGCACGAAACGATGAAACTGAAGAAGATCGTAAAGCAAATACGAAGGAAGCATATGTAAACTTCATTTCGAGAAAAGATTTGCGTTTTCATGTTTACAGTAAAGAAACCGGGAGATTTATTGCTTCAACCGGATTACATCGAATTGACTGGAAAGCAAGAAAGTTTGAAATTGGCTATTGGGTAGATTCCCGTCAAAGTGGGCAAGGGTATGTAACAGAGGTGGTATATGGATTAACCAAGTTTGCGTTTGAACAATTAGAAGCGAATCGAGTAGAAATTCGTTGTGACTCTAAAAATACGAAAAGCAGAGCAGTTGCAGAAAGAGCTGGATTTGATCTTGAAGGAATATTGAGAAATGATGAAATAGATCATAAAGGGATATTGCGTGACACATGCGTTTATTCAAAAATAAAATTATAA
- the argF gene encoding ornithine carbamoyltransferase, protein MTTNTQEINFQQQELKGRDFLTLADYTKDEINYLIDLADYLKKQHKDGVIFEPLKGKTLGMIFEKSSTRTRVSFETGIYQLGGLGIFLSSKDIQIGRGETIADTAKVLSGYLDGIMIRTFAQEDVEELAKHASIPVINGLTDLYHPCQVLADLQTIKEVKGKLHGVKLVYIGDGNNMTHSLMLGAAKTGMHMVAVTPDGYTPNKEVLTKAKSIANQHGAIIEWTSDIATAVQEADVIYTDVWASMGQEEEQQQREKDFENYQVNESLLEKAKTDVIFMHCLPAHRGEEVTAGVIDGKQSVVFQQAENRLHAQKALMTALMAD, encoded by the coding sequence ATGACAACGAATACTCAAGAAATTAATTTTCAACAACAAGAGTTAAAGGGAAGAGACTTCTTAACTTTAGCGGATTATACAAAAGATGAGATTAATTACTTAATTGATTTAGCAGACTACTTGAAAAAACAACATAAAGATGGAGTTATTTTTGAGCCTTTAAAAGGAAAAACGTTAGGAATGATCTTTGAGAAGTCATCTACGAGAACGAGAGTATCTTTTGAAACGGGAATCTACCAACTTGGAGGGTTAGGGATTTTTCTCAGTTCCAAAGATATTCAGATTGGTAGAGGAGAGACGATTGCAGATACGGCGAAGGTTCTTTCTGGATATTTAGATGGTATTATGATTCGAACGTTCGCACAAGAAGATGTGGAGGAATTAGCAAAGCATGCTAGTATTCCTGTTATTAATGGATTAACGGATTTGTATCATCCTTGTCAGGTATTGGCTGATTTACAAACGATTAAGGAGGTAAAAGGTAAACTCCATGGAGTAAAATTGGTCTACATTGGTGATGGTAATAACATGACTCATTCTTTAATGTTAGGTGCCGCAAAAACAGGCATGCATATGGTAGCCGTAACACCTGATGGATACACACCTAATAAAGAAGTATTAACTAAAGCGAAAAGTATAGCTAATCAACATGGGGCTATTATCGAATGGACATCTGATATAGCAACGGCAGTACAAGAGGCAGATGTTATTTATACAGATGTATGGGCAAGTATGGGACAGGAAGAAGAGCAACAACAACGAGAAAAAGACTTTGAGAATTATCAAGTAAATGAAAGTCTGTTAGAAAAAGCGAAAACGGATGTGATTTTTATGCATTGCTTACCAGCTCATCGAGGAGAAGAAGTGACTGCAGGAGTAATTGATGGAAAACAATCTGTCGTATTTCAGCAAGCAGAAAATCGTCTACATGCACAAAAAGCATTAATGACAGCGTTAATGGCAGATTGA